In Romboutsia lituseburensis, a genomic segment contains:
- a CDS encoding carbohydrate ABC transporter permease codes for MDSTAIKKEIKKPGLFTKKKKKAYSEGFTGITNIIANIILAIFSIACIFPFIFVIIISLTSEQSLLQNGYSVFPSEWSLDAYKYLIESGGALLQSYIVTIIVTILGTIVNVTMVSTYAYAISRPNFAYRKQFTFLAFFTMLFGGGMVPSYIVMTQVLGLKNTIWALILPLAFNVFNIIVMRTFFQKSVPESIIESARIDGASELKIFVKMVIPLALPGIATIALFSTLAYWNDWFNAMLYIDYQNLVPLQHMLMKIEKNMEFIRQNAMLSGQVMSALPQESVRMAMVVISTLPIACTYPFFQKYFISGLTIGGVKE; via the coding sequence ATGGATTCAACGGCAATTAAAAAAGAAATTAAAAAGCCTGGTCTTTTTACTAAGAAAAAGAAAAAAGCTTACAGTGAAGGATTTACAGGTATAACAAATATAATAGCAAATATAATTTTAGCAATATTTTCTATAGCTTGTATATTTCCATTTATCTTTGTAATAATAATTTCTTTAACTTCAGAACAGTCATTATTACAAAATGGATATTCAGTATTTCCATCAGAATGGAGCTTAGATGCATATAAATATTTAATTGAATCAGGAGGAGCACTACTTCAATCATATATAGTGACAATTATAGTAACTATATTAGGAACTATAGTAAATGTAACGATGGTATCTACATATGCATATGCAATATCTAGACCAAACTTTGCTTATCGTAAGCAGTTTACATTCTTAGCATTTTTTACAATGTTATTTGGTGGAGGGATGGTACCTTCATACATAGTAATGACTCAGGTACTAGGTCTTAAAAATACTATATGGGCATTGATATTACCGTTAGCATTTAATGTATTTAACATAATAGTTATGAGGACTTTCTTCCAAAAATCTGTTCCAGAATCAATTATAGAATCAGCAAGAATAGATGGAGCAAGTGAATTGAAAATTTTCGTGAAAATGGTAATACCTTTAGCACTACCAGGGATTGCTACAATAGCATTATTCTCAACATTAGCATATTGGAATGACTGGTTTAACGCAATGTTGTATATAGACTACCAAAATTTAGTTCCACTTCAACATATGTTAATGAAAATAGAAAAAAATATGGAGTTTATAAGACAAAATGCAATGCTAAGTGGTCAAGTTATGAGTGCCCTGCCACAAGAATCTGTAAGGATGGCAATGGTAGTTATATCTACTTTACCGATAGCATGTACATACCCATTCTTCCAAAAATACTTCATAAGTGGACTAACTATAGGGGGAGTAAAGGAGTAA
- a CDS encoding ABC transporter substrate-binding protein: MKFKKISSLFLVMTIASTTILTGCSSSKDKDSAAKNDGDSTQLVWYMIGTPQPDQAKVMEEVNKYTKEKIGVTLDLRMVDWGDYGQKMQVITSSGEPFDICFASDYALNAQKGAYLEISDLMDKQGKEMKEVINPLFLEGATINGKLYGVPANKEVGQQMVWAYNQKMAKEAGVDMTNVKSLEDLEPILEKIKAKYPDLKMPMAAGANFVPYMPYDLLLGENLPFGIALEGDTTKIVNIYEQDDVKKTLDTLRRFYQKGFVHPQAATDTDPHEMSVENWFVRKEQYAPGAGEMWSSNAGYEIGYSPMHDPLTINNSVTGSVMSISAASKNPEKAMEFLNLLNTDEYLRNLIDRGIEDVHYKTNEDKTITKTEEAKAYNMPSWALGNVFLTKNFDTDPKDRIEQYEKFNEQAVASPTLGFYVNTEKISTELATISNIVQEFKAPLFTGSVDTNKYLAELNKKLDSAGLDKVMAEIQTQYDAWMADQK; the protein is encoded by the coding sequence ATGAAATTCAAAAAAATATCTAGTTTATTTTTAGTAATGACAATAGCATCAACAACAATACTTACAGGATGCTCAAGTTCAAAAGATAAAGATAGTGCAGCAAAAAATGATGGTGATAGCACTCAATTAGTATGGTACATGATAGGTACTCCACAACCAGATCAGGCTAAGGTTATGGAAGAAGTTAATAAATATACAAAGGAAAAAATAGGTGTAACATTAGACTTAAGAATGGTTGACTGGGGTGATTATGGTCAAAAAATGCAAGTTATAACATCTTCAGGTGAACCATTTGATATATGCTTTGCAAGTGATTATGCATTAAATGCACAAAAAGGAGCTTATTTAGAGATAAGTGATTTAATGGATAAGCAAGGAAAAGAAATGAAAGAAGTAATAAATCCACTATTCTTAGAAGGTGCAACAATAAATGGAAAGCTATATGGAGTTCCAGCTAATAAGGAAGTTGGCCAACAGATGGTTTGGGCGTACAATCAAAAAATGGCAAAAGAAGCCGGTGTTGATATGACAAATGTTAAGAGCTTAGAAGATTTAGAGCCTATATTAGAAAAAATAAAAGCTAAGTATCCAGACTTAAAAATGCCAATGGCAGCAGGAGCTAACTTTGTACCATATATGCCATATGATTTATTATTAGGTGAAAACTTACCATTTGGGATAGCATTAGAAGGTGATACTACTAAGATAGTAAATATATATGAACAAGATGATGTTAAGAAAACTTTAGACACATTAAGAAGATTCTATCAAAAAGGATTTGTTCATCCACAAGCAGCAACAGATACAGATCCACATGAAATGAGTGTTGAAAACTGGTTTGTTAGAAAAGAGCAATATGCACCTGGTGCAGGAGAAATGTGGTCTTCAAATGCAGGATATGAAATTGGATATAGCCCAATGCATGATCCTTTAACTATAAATAATTCAGTTACTGGTTCAGTAATGTCAATTTCTGCAGCATCTAAAAACCCTGAAAAAGCTATGGAGTTCTTAAATTTATTAAATACAGATGAATATTTAAGAAACTTAATAGATAGAGGTATAGAAGATGTACATTACAAAACAAATGAAGATAAAACTATAACTAAGACAGAAGAAGCTAAAGCATATAATATGCCATCTTGGGCTTTAGGAAATGTATTCTTAACTAAGAACTTTGACACAGACCCTAAAGATAGAATTGAACAATATGAAAAATTCAATGAACAAGCTGTAGCATCTCCAACATTAGGATTCTATGTTAATACAGAAAAGATAAGTACTGAACTTGCTACTATATCTAATATAGTCCAAGAATTCAAAGCCCCATTATTTACAGGTTCTGTAGATACAAATAAGTATTTAGCTGAATTAAATAAGAAGTTAGATTCAGCAGGATTAGACAAAGTTATGGCTGAAATACAAACTCAATATGATGCTTGGATGGCAGATCAAAAATAG
- a CDS encoding glycoside hydrolase family 125 protein — protein sequence MYKSLNGLIDRVKENFTDDVKIGEMFEKCFLNTINTTVKRMDDNTTYVLTGDIPAMWLRDSVCQVRPYLVLANEDKEIADMIEGLVERQFRYILVDPYANAFNEISNGKGHQTDLTDMKPDIWERKYEIDSLCFPIQLSYLLYKNTGRTTQFNNTFKEAANKIIDLWRVEQNHEDNSPYTFERLDCRQLDTLARSGKGPLHKETGMTWCGFRPSDDACTYSYLVPSNMFAVVVLDYISEISIEILKDKELAKKAKLLRDEINEGIQKFAVYNHPRVGKMYAYEVDGLGNYNLMDDANLPSLLAIPYLGYADINDELYVNTRNFILSTENSEFHIGKYASGIGSPHTPEGYIWHISLAMQGLTTNDLSKKRELLEIMKNTDAGTYLMHEGFNPNDPSKFTRDWFSWANMMFCELVLDYCGIKVKK from the coding sequence ATGTATAAATCACTAAATGGATTAATAGACAGAGTAAAAGAAAATTTCACAGATGATGTGAAAATAGGAGAGATGTTTGAAAAATGTTTCTTAAATACTATCAATACAACTGTAAAAAGAATGGATGATAATACTACATATGTATTAACAGGAGATATTCCTGCTATGTGGCTAAGAGATTCTGTTTGCCAAGTTAGGCCATACTTAGTACTTGCAAATGAAGATAAAGAAATAGCAGATATGATAGAAGGATTAGTAGAAAGACAATTTAGATATATATTAGTTGATCCGTATGCTAATGCATTTAATGAGATATCAAATGGTAAAGGTCATCAAACTGATTTAACGGATATGAAGCCTGATATATGGGAAAGAAAATATGAGATTGATTCATTGTGTTTTCCTATTCAATTAAGTTATTTATTATATAAAAATACTGGAAGGACAACTCAATTTAATAATACATTTAAAGAAGCAGCAAATAAAATAATAGATTTATGGAGAGTTGAACAAAATCATGAAGATAATTCTCCGTATACATTTGAGAGGCTTGATTGTCGACAACTAGATACACTAGCTAGAAGTGGAAAAGGTCCACTACATAAAGAAACTGGTATGACTTGGTGTGGATTTAGACCTAGTGATGATGCCTGTACCTACAGTTATTTAGTACCATCGAATATGTTTGCAGTAGTAGTGCTAGACTACATAAGTGAAATATCTATTGAAATTTTAAAAGATAAAGAATTAGCTAAAAAAGCAAAATTATTAAGAGATGAAATTAATGAAGGAATACAAAAATTTGCAGTATATAATCATCCTAGAGTTGGAAAAATGTATGCTTATGAAGTTGATGGATTAGGAAATTATAATTTAATGGATGATGCTAATTTACCAAGCTTATTAGCAATACCATATTTAGGTTATGCTGATATAAATGATGAACTATATGTAAATACAAGAAACTTTATATTAAGCACAGAAAATTCTGAGTTTCATATTGGTAAATATGCTAGTGGGATAGGAAGTCCACATACACCAGAAGGATACATATGGCATATATCACTTGCAATGCAAGGTTTAACTACAAATGATTTGAGCAAAAAAAGAGAATTATTAGAAATTATGAAAAATACAGATGCAGGAACATATTTAATGCATGAAGGATTCAATCCTAATGATCCTAGCAAATTTACTAGAGATTGGTTCTCGTGGGCAAATATGATGTTCTGTGAATTAGTACTAGACTATTGTGGAATAAAAGTTAAAAAGTAA
- a CDS encoding ABC transporter permease: MKKFLKNLWKNKAWLLMVLPGTIWLLVFSYLPMFGTVLAFKDFKISPGGFIESLVNSEWVGLDNFKFLFTSGDAFRITRNTVVYNLIFIILGLLFAVFVAIILSEIANKKLGKIYQTSMLFPHFLSWVIVSYFVFSFLSFDKGMLNSVLGAFGVDPVSWYSEPKHWPFILVFMNIWKGVGYGSIVYLAAIVGIDRTYFEAARIDGASKWQQIKNITIPLLIPLMIVLTIMAIGGIFRSDFGLFYQVPRNSAVLYPVTDVIDTYIYKGLMNMGNIGMSTAAGLYQSVVGFILIMTTNFLVKKLDPEYGLF; this comes from the coding sequence ATGAAAAAATTTCTGAAAAATCTATGGAAAAACAAAGCATGGTTATTAATGGTTTTACCAGGAACTATATGGTTATTAGTTTTCTCATATTTACCGATGTTTGGGACGGTATTAGCTTTTAAGGACTTCAAAATAAGCCCTGGTGGGTTTATAGAAAGTTTAGTTAATAGTGAATGGGTAGGATTAGATAACTTTAAATTCTTATTTACAAGTGGAGATGCATTTCGTATAACAAGAAATACAGTTGTATATAATTTAATATTTATAATTTTAGGATTATTATTCGCAGTATTTGTAGCAATAATACTTAGTGAAATAGCAAATAAAAAATTAGGTAAAATTTATCAAACAAGTATGTTATTCCCACACTTCTTATCATGGGTTATAGTTAGCTACTTCGTATTTAGTTTCTTAAGTTTCGATAAAGGTATGCTTAATTCAGTACTTGGGGCTTTTGGAGTAGATCCTGTTTCATGGTATAGCGAACCTAAACACTGGCCTTTCATATTAGTATTTATGAATATATGGAAAGGTGTCGGATATGGAAGTATAGTTTACTTAGCAGCTATAGTAGGTATAGATAGAACTTACTTTGAGGCAGCTAGAATAGATGGAGCTAGTAAGTGGCAACAAATAAAAAACATAACAATACCACTTCTTATACCATTAATGATTGTATTAACAATAATGGCAATCGGTGGAATATTTAGATCAGATTTTGGATTATTCTATCAAGTTCCAAGAAACTCAGCAGTATTATATCCAGTGACAGATGTTATAGATACATACATTTATAAAGGTCTTATGAACATGGGTAATATAGGTATGAGTACAGCAGCAGGTTTATATCAATCAGTTGTAGGATTTATTTTAATAATGACTACAAACTTCCTAGTTAAAAAGTTAGATCCAGAATATGGTTTATTCTAG
- a CDS encoding glycoside hydrolase family 1 protein encodes MNYKFPKDFWWGSASSATQMEGAYNIDGKNQNIWDYWYEIYPEKFHNNIGPYDTSNFYYKYEEDIALMKELGHNSFRFSISWSRLINEDQSVNEKAVEFYNNVIDTLLKNEIEPFINLFHFDMPMYLQNIGGWENREVVILYQKFAKTCFDMFGDRVKKWFTHNEPIVPVECGYLGEYHYPAIVDFKRAIQVGYHIMLSSSLAIKEYKKLNQDGQIGIIINLTPSYPRSNSKEDLDASNIADLILNRSFLDPSVLGEFPGKLIEFVKEQNLLPIYKSEDLEIIKHNTIDLLGVNYYQPRRIKAKASEIKDGEPLTPESFFDFYDMPGKKINPHRGWEIYEKGIYDLSINIRDNYKNIPFYISENGMGVEGEDKFKVDGKIEDDYRIEFISEHLKWAHKAMEEGCNLKGYHLWTFMDNWSWLNSYKNRYGFVEVDLNNNYKRVPKKSAYWFKDLIKNNGF; translated from the coding sequence ATGAACTATAAATTTCCAAAAGATTTTTGGTGGGGAAGTGCATCTTCAGCTACTCAAATGGAAGGTGCATATAATATTGATGGAAAGAATCAGAATATATGGGATTATTGGTATGAAATATATCCAGAAAAATTTCATAACAACATAGGACCTTATGATACAAGTAATTTTTATTATAAGTATGAAGAAGATATAGCACTTATGAAAGAATTAGGACATAATTCATTTAGATTTTCTATAAGCTGGTCAAGACTTATAAATGAAGATCAAAGTGTAAATGAAAAAGCAGTTGAATTTTATAATAATGTAATAGATACGCTGTTAAAAAATGAGATAGAGCCTTTTATAAATTTATTTCATTTTGATATGCCAATGTATCTACAAAATATTGGTGGTTGGGAAAATAGAGAAGTTGTAATACTGTATCAAAAGTTTGCTAAAACTTGTTTTGATATGTTTGGAGACAGAGTTAAAAAATGGTTTACTCATAATGAACCAATTGTACCAGTAGAGTGTGGATATTTAGGTGAATATCATTATCCAGCAATAGTAGATTTTAAAAGAGCGATACAGGTAGGGTATCACATAATGTTATCAAGTTCATTAGCTATAAAAGAGTATAAAAAATTAAATCAAGATGGTCAAATCGGTATAATAATCAATTTAACTCCATCTTATCCTAGAAGCAATAGTAAAGAAGACTTAGATGCGTCAAATATAGCAGATTTAATATTAAATCGTTCATTTTTAGACCCATCAGTATTAGGGGAATTTCCTGGGAAATTAATAGAATTTGTAAAAGAACAGAATTTATTACCTATTTATAAAAGTGAAGATTTAGAAATTATAAAACATAATACTATAGATCTATTAGGAGTTAATTATTATCAACCAAGGAGAATAAAAGCAAAGGCAAGTGAAATAAAGGATGGAGAACCTTTAACTCCAGAATCTTTTTTTGATTTCTATGATATGCCTGGCAAAAAAATAAATCCTCATAGAGGTTGGGAAATTTATGAAAAAGGTATATATGATTTATCAATAAATATAAGAGATAACTATAAAAATATACCTTTTTACATATCGGAAAATGGAATGGGTGTAGAAGGAGAAGACAAATTTAAAGTAGATGGAAAAATAGAAGATGATTATCGTATAGAATTTATAAGTGAACATTTAAAGTGGGCACACAAAGCAATGGAAGAAGGATGCAATTTGAAAGGATATCATCTTTGGACATTTATGGATAATTGGTCATGGTTAAATTCATATAAAAATCGATATGGGTTTGTAGAAGTGGATTTAAATAATAATTATAAAAGAGTTCCTAAAAAGAGTGCATATTGGTTTAAAGATTTAATAAAAAATAATGGTTTTTAG